The stretch of DNA AAAGAAACAGCCATGGAAAAGAAGCTTATAACCTATTTTGACCCAAAACCGTTTTATCTTGAAAGGATTAAGGAAATTGTGGACTTTAAGGCGATTAAGAAATCAAAAATGAAAATAGTTGTAGACCCCCTGTTTGCCACGGGAAGGGGTTATCTTGATACGCTGCTGATTGAAGCAGGCGCCAATATTAAGGTTATAAATGACCACAGGGACGTGTATTTTGGCGGGTTTCCGCCGGAACCGGCTGAAAAAAACGTGGCTGATCTTATAGCCGCGGTAAAGAAAGAAAAAGCCATGCTTGGCGTGGCCACGGACGGCGACGCTGACCGCTACGGCATAATTGACAGCGACGGCAGCTACATTCAGGCAAACAAGATACTTCCGTTGCTCCTTGATTATCTGATAAGGAGCAGGGACTGGCCCGGTTCTGTCATCCGCTCTGTTGCCACATCGCATATGGTGGATGCTGTGGCAAAAATTCATAAAAGGGTGCTTCATGAAACACCTGTGGGTTTTAAATACATAGGCGAGATAATGCAGGAAGAAGAAATAGTGATAGGCGGCGAAGAATCAAACGGGCTTACGGTACACGGCCACATTCCGGAAAAAGACGGAATAATCGCGTGCCTTCTTGTTGTGGAAATGGTCGCCAAAAGTAAAAAACCCATTAAAGAACTGTTGAAGGAACTTGAAGAGAAAACAGGCCCATTTATTAATGACAGGAAAAATTTCAGGCTTACAAATGAAAAAATGCAGGCAATAATTGAAAAACTTAAAAACGGGAAAAATGATAAATTTGGTTCTTTTGATGTCCTTGAACTTATCACGGTTGACGGGTATAAATTTATGCTTGGCCGCGATACCTGGGCAATGATAAGGCTGTCAGGCACGGAACCAATAGTAAGGCTTTACGCGGAAGCA from Candidatus Goldiibacteriota bacterium encodes:
- a CDS encoding phosphoglucomutase/phosphomannomutase family protein yields the protein MSTKEIKFGTSGWRGIMSDDFTFGNVKIVVQAIADFIKTKDELKGKPVIVGGDARFLSEKFCETTACVLAANGIPSLVCDRDTPTPVISYEVIRRKAAGGINFTASHNPAEYNGLKFSPSWGGPATPAETAEIEKNIKEQTTINFMEKETAMEKKLITYFDPKPFYLERIKEIVDFKAIKKSKMKIVVDPLFATGRGYLDTLLIEAGANIKVINDHRDVYFGGFPPEPAEKNVADLIAAVKKEKAMLGVATDGDADRYGIIDSDGSYIQANKILPLLLDYLIRSRDWPGSVIRSVATSHMVDAVAKIHKRVLHETPVGFKYIGEIMQEEEIVIGGEESNGLTVHGHIPEKDGIIACLLVVEMVAKSKKPIKELLKELEEKTGPFINDRKNFRLTNEKMQAIIEKLKNGKNDKFGSFDVLELITVDGYKFMLGRDTWAMIRLSGTEPIVRLYAEAKEKKVLNKILEEGEKFIKS